AAGAAATAATATATAAATCAACTTTAGATAAACTTTCAGTTGTAAAGGCTGACGAGAGAGAGACTAAAGGTATTAGGATAGTCTTAAACTTTGGTCATACAATAGGCCATGCTATAGAGGCTGGGAGTAACTTTTCAGTTCCTCATGGTTACGCAATATCTGTCGGAATGGTCTGTGAAGCTAAAATGGCTGAAGAAGTTGGCTATGCTGAGGAAGGAGTAGTCGAAGATGTAACCTGGATTCTTTCACAATATGAATTACCATTAACAGTTGATGCATTAAATGCTAAAATCGATTTAGAAAAAGCTATGTCCGCAATTACTAAGGATAAAAAAGTTAGAGGAGGTATAGTTATGATGCCTTTTCCAACAAGAATAGGAGATTGGAAAAAAGTTGATGTCCCTATTGAAACTTTAAAGGGGTTTGCTGAACAATGCTTGAGATAAATTATAATACTAAACTTTTAGGTGTCGTTGGAGAAAACATACCTTACACTCTTTCCCCTGCAATACATAATTTCTCTTTTCAAAGCTTAGGTATAAATGCTGTATATTTGGCTTTTGATATAAAAAAGAAAGACTTTGATCAAATATTTCGTGGCTTAGTAAAGATTACTTATGGGTTAAATGTAACAATTCCTTATAAAGAGGACGCTATGAAATATGTAGAACAAACTGACATCATAAAAAGAATTGGAGCTTTAAATACAATTTTTGAGGGGAAGGGTTATAACACTGACTATTTAGCAATTAAGAGTTTAGTTAGTGAAAGGGTAGATAGCTTTAATACTTGTACAATTTTTGGAGCTGGCGGAGCTTCAAGGGCTGCTATATTTGCATTAGCTGATTTA
The nucleotide sequence above comes from Sulfurisphaera javensis. Encoded proteins:
- a CDS encoding shikimate dehydrogenase → MLEINYNTKLLGVVGENIPYTLSPAIHNFSFQSLGINAVYLAFDIKKKDFDQIFRGLVKITYGLNVTIPYKEDAMKYVEQTDIIKRIGALNTIFEGKGYNTDYLAIKSLVSERVDSFNTCTIFGAGGASRAAIFALADLGCSISIINRTKEKAEKLANELEEKGIKIKINSYCNADIIVNSTPNSDFVPDECINGKLVIDFVYKPVVTSLIKKAQSKGIKTINGLEILVRQAMEAEKIWFGKSLEDEEVVKYLYARKLVW